CTTGCCAATGGACCACAGGTTGACCTTcttgtcgtcgccgccggtgaccaTGACGCCGCTGGACTTGCGCCCGATCTTGAGGCAGTTGACCGCGGACTGGTGCGCATTGAACTCCTGCGGGAAGGGGTGGATTGGGAcgggggacgggcgcgcgtcAGGGTGGCGTTCTTCGTCATTGGCACGATGGCAGGGTGCCGAACgtcgggtcgccgcgcgggacgcggcggcgacgagcgcgggagcGGACCTGCAGGCGGTACGCGCGTTTCACCATGGCGCCGGTGGTCCGTCGACGGATACTCAGAGGGCGTctacgtcggcgcgggggcctCGCGCGGCCCAGTCTGAACGCGCCGATATTTGAAATATTGACCAAACCAGCACAAAAAATGGACCGGCTGGGTGACATTTTCgcaggcgacggcgacgctcgcggctgacgccccgccgcctcgcgaacgacgggcgtcggcgcgtctcgacgacggcggcgacgaaagTAGACTATCGtattcgtcgccgcgcgataAGGTTACGCATTACTCGTATGTTACAATACACTGAAACACAGACGCAAACGCGGGGTCGCTCCTCTCGCCCCCCCGACTGTTCCCGATCCGATCGCCTCGACTCCCTCGACTCGGACAcccgccccgcggcgccgttcacgGGCTAGTGGTGATCGTCGTGATCGTCGTGCTCGAAGTGCGGCGCGTGACCGTAGATCAGCGTGTCCCCGTCCTTGTAGAACCGGTAAAAGACCCAGAACCAGGtgaggccgccgaggccgtacGCCCAAAACTTGTGAAACGCGCCCGGCTCGTGGAGGGTGAGGCCCTCGTGCGTgacgccgttgccgccgccgcctgcgggTTCGGAGGTGGATCGTGCGAGTGCTCGGTCAGACGTGGAGTCGGAATCGAGGAGgaaccgcgcggggcgcgatgggagtggaccgcgcggaggaccccggcgcgacgacgcgtctcgCGAGACTTAGGGTTCCCGCGGTCCGGGTCGAAGGGGGAGTTGGGGGAGGGGGGGGAAGGGACGCACCCATGGCGCGGGTctgacgcgcgagcggacgcggcgcgaactGCGGCGCGGTCTGACGCGCGACCGTCTGACGcagcgcgccggccgcgaAACCCATggcggaacgcgccgccATCCTGCCTCTCCTCGCTCGAAGGGACCGAGCGCGGATGAATGAGTGCTGCTTGGGCGATAATAATCTTCTTCGTCAACGAGCCCGCGATTTTGGTCGAATGCGGATGTGCGAGTTTAACCCGGATGGGGAAAGGGGGAGATTAACTCGTCTCTTCTCGAGTCACGGGCGGGTGGGTGTTCGTAAGGCGCTCCAACACCCAACGGAGCCGCTCACTCCACGATGGCCGCGGGTcccccaccgcgcggcgccgccgaggcggagcccCTGCTGGACACGTCCGCGCGACTCGTGGACATCAAAaacgcgcgtcgcatcgcgcaGTTCCTCACCTccgtcatcgcgctcgccacctTCGTCGTGCTCGCCATCCACAACGGGACCGGCCGCGGGTCCTGGGGCGGTGTCGTGGACTCGCGCCcgagcacgtccgcgtcgcccgttcACGGCATGCCCTACGTCCCGATCAccgggcgctcgaggctcgcgagacgcgtcgacgatacCCCGGACGCCACGCGCCGAGCCCtgaggcgcgagcggctcgagatcgacgagctcgtcgcgcgcctggGCGCGGCTGCAGCTTCGGAAAAGGCGCAGCGTCGTCAGGCCGCATCGGACgcgcccaccgtcgcggcggacggcgcggccggGACACCGCCGACGGAGACACCGACGAACGAATCCCCCGCGCACCACGCATCCAAAGACCGAACGACGCCCCCGGAGACGGACTGGGTCACGCCGATGTACCTCCTCCACGTTCCCGACGACCCGGCGGATGAGGCGAGGCTTCGCACCGATCTCGtcaagctcgtcgccgcgcacggcgtcgccgcggtgaagaagAACGTGCGGCTCACGCCGACGGTGGACGCCACGCGGTGGCCCCACGACCTGGACGAAGCCGTGTACGCGCTCAAGTCGGTGTTCGGCGAACTCGGCTTCGACTATCGCGAACCCGACCTGACGCTCGTCAAGGACTTGCCGTGGATCAAAGCAATCGACGCCCGGTCCAAGCGAGGTAAGCTTCGCGAACCCTGGaacggcgacctcgtcgcgtcccgcgtCAGCGCGCTCTTCTCGCACATGGCGCAGTGGCAACTCGCCCGGGATAACGGCAACGAGCACACctacgtcgtcgacgcgagggacgggtTGAACCCGTGGCTGTTatccgtccccgtcggtgCCTTGGGTTCAATCGCGCACAACGCGCCGAAAGATTAcgacgtcgtcttcgtcaaCCAGCCGTTGTTCACCGGCGGCAGAATGTTCTCCCGGTTCCCCGATTTCGACGGCAACACCGTACAGCTGCACGAGTGGGAGCAGCGAGGCGTGGTGGGTTTAGGGACGTACCTGTTCAGCGACAGGTTCGTGGAGAAGGTTTTCAAacacgtcgcggcgcacggaGCGGATGACTTGGACTGGTGGCTGGTGGACCGCATGTGCACCGCGGATTCGGTgaacgacgccggggtgttcgtcgggttcgacgacgcgaaggacgcgacgtcgccgatgcTGAGGTGCTACCACGCGCTGGGGGTGTTGGATGAGGGGGAGAACGGCGGGGGTTTAAGGTTTAAGAAGCGAGAAGgaaggcgggggcggagagagtgggaagccgcggcggatacggcggggggcggcggcgacgccggcgtggtGGCGTCGGTCGGGGCGAGGGAGGGACGCGGTAACCCGCTGGGTCTGAGGGGCGAGAcgtacgcgcgcgcggcggattGGATAGTGCGACGCGCCAAGGAGGCCGAGACGGTGAGGGAGCTCACGTCCGAGGCGTAGCCGATTTGTAAATCACGTCTCAAATTACACGTGTCCTGCTCCTCTGAAACGCACCTAGGCTCGACGGCAGCCGACGCCTAtacgcgcggcgtccgtcgtgCCCTTTAACCCAACACCTTCGTACGTCCTCGTACCTctcacgcggcgacgagagcCTCGAGCTTAGCCTTGAGGGCAGCCTTGCGCTGGTCGTAGGTGAGCTTGCGGGGCTTCCAaaccttggcgtcggcgggtttAGAGCGGGCCTTCTTCGTGTGCGTGGGGTCCTCGCGGATCGCCTCGAAGACCTCCTCCATCTTGTCCTCCAGCTCGGTGGGGTCGAACTCCTGGTCGTGGTAGTTCTTGAAGTGCTCCTGGTACTTCTCGGGCTCCTGTTTTTCGCGAGTTGGGGGGAACGATGCACGGTCAGCGTCTCGACTcgagatcgcggcgacggaaccCTAGCGATGAGAGAAAAAAGTGCGGGTGGGGGGGGGGATCGGGAAGGTCGGGTCGGGGCGAGGCacgcacctcctcctccatctcctcggcgtactcggcgacgacaccACCCTTGATGTAGCGCTCGAGAGTCTCGGTGTCGAGGGACTTGTCCTGGAGATCGTAGCCGGCGTAGCGCTTGTCGTTGTGGGGGATGTCGAGGCCACCATCCACAGCacccttgagcgcggcgaacacgCGGGATCCGGTGGAGGTGCGCACGAGGCCGGTGTCGAGGAAGCACTTGAAAGGACGGCGGTCGCCCTCAGCCTCGACGTTGTaatcctcgccgaggttctcGGTGTTACCCTCGTAGGTCTCCGCGAGGTCGTACTTGGTCAGAAGACGACGCGCGCAGAGGAGTCCGGTGGCGTAGGTGGCGGCATAGTTGGTGAGGCCAGCCTTCATCCCGTACTTGGGGAGCTCGTGCGAGTACGCCGCGCAGATGGTCACGTCTCCCTTGATGGTGGCGTAGATCACCTGGCAGATCACATCGCGGTTGGTGAAGCGGACGGAGAACCTGTACTTGGGGGAGTTGTACTTGTTCTTGTCCTGGAGGATCAGGCGCTGGCGGGCATAGTAGTCCGTCTTGCCTGCGGGTTAGGGTCCCAAGGAGAAAAAATAGCGCATCGTTAGCGGGGAGAAAATCGAAGAACGCCGACCGCGGAAGCGGGGTGCTCGGgggtcggggcgacgcgatgacgcgGCCGGCGGTCACGCGACGAAGCGAGAatcgagcgacgcgctcgactcGAGCGAATCGCGCGTCGAtaccctcgcgctcggccgtTCGCCGGGCCGGTCATCGCGACAAACCCTCGATCCCGCCGGCTCGGGGAACCGGGTGGACTGGGAGCGTGAACTCACCcaagcggcgacgcgcgaactTCACCTGGAACCTCTTGAAGTAAGAGGTGGTCTTAAGGGTGGAGTTGGAGCGCTTCTTAGCCTTACGCTTACCCATGGTGCCTTACTGCGTGACGTGCAGCGCGGCTGTAAAAGGGCTCGATGGCTGCGGACAAGCCGGCTTTGAGTTAGGGCTTGCTTGATTTTCCGGTCGACGCCCGAATCCATTTTTTCGCCCGAGATTCTATCTAGTGCCCATACGTTTTAACATTTTAAAACCGAAATGCGGATCGACTTCTTCGATGACTGCGATGCGTTTTCTCGGCCGATCAAGTTTATGATATATATGAAAACGCGATTTCGCGTCCTTCTCATCAAAATGGCTACGTGCGCTAGGGGTTACGAGTacaacgacgaggacggcgcccgcgaggctcTCACCGTTTCTTCCTGACGATCACCGTCAGCGTTTGCTCCTCCGGGACCTGCCTCTTGTCTATCCACAGCGGCACCTTGTGCTCGCCGAACGTCTTCAGCGCGGCTCCATCCTTGGGCATCACGAACATGCGAGCGTCGCACTCGAGCTGGCGCTGTCGCAGAGCCTGGCGGGGTTCGGgacgcgtgggcgtcgcgttcggtcAGCATAGGCGTCCGGGtacgttcgcggcgtccgggtaAACGCAAACGCCGAGAGAAACGGGAAAGCGAGCGAGCGAAGAGACAAACAGAGCCGGAGCCGCGCGAAAGCCGCTTGCATCGGTAGAGAATTAGGATAAATGTGTGTCCTCACGGGTTATAGGCATAATTCCCTCAATTCAGAAGGAGGCGCATGCTATTCAGTGTGTGACAATCTTTTCGTCATCTGcaagcggcgcgcgcgagagagagcgacgcggacgagcgggCGCGAGCAAACGCGCGGAGCGGCGACCGACGTTTGTTAACAAAAAAAaagggggcgggcggcggagtcgCGCACCTCCTTCTGGAGAAGCTCCGCGGTCACCGGCAATCGCGGCTGCTTCGTCGTCTTGTCCTCGATGCGCTTCACCACCAGCGGCGTGTTCACCAGGATGCCGAGCGCGATCTTGTTCTCCTGTTGAGAAATCCGTCGAAATCCCGgtcagcgacgaggacgaggacgaggacgaggacgacgaggctggGAAACCGAACGCGGGAAGGGAGACCAAACGCGCCGCCAGACGTCGGGTACGCTCAGTTCCACAGCCAGGAATTGTAGCAATCACAACATGTCACGTAGATTCAGCGAATGTAGGTAATTGCGAAATTGCTCGTCAACGCGTACCGAGCCGAGCGCTCCAAAAACGCAAAAGAAGAGAAAGTTCCAAACGCTCAGACAGCCAAGGGAACACCGTTTTGTAAACATCGGTTGATGCCTTCAGAAACTCTAGTCCGTAGTAGTAGTCACTCATCAACGCGTCCGGGGTGTGCGGGGCGGGCCGGGGGCGGGAACGAGAAAACGTCGAGCGAGAAAACGTCTCGTCTCACCTTTGCCGCGGCGTCTTCGCTCGCCTCTTTGACGACGGCTTCGTCCCACGTCTCCCGTTTGGCAGCCGCCTCTGCGAGCCTGTGCTCGTTCGGGTAGGAGGCCATCTTGTGCGGCACGAGGTGGTTCCTCGCCCTGCCGGGTTTCAcgttcaccaccgcgccctcgcgtcccaaGCCTTCGACGTCCTGCGGTCGGAGCGCGCGTGGGGGGAGATCGGCGGTTAGGTTATTttcgttcgtcgcgctcgcgttttcggccgcgccggcggccggcgcggtgagcgcgggtTCTCTCGCGCGTTCGGATCGGGAtcacgcgacgccgtcgtcgtcgtcgtcgatgggaCGGGAccggggacgcggacgcaCCTGCAGGAGcacgacatcgacgcgccTGTTGGCCCTCTTGGCCCCGCGATCTTGGCGCCACAGCGCGGACGGGAACGCCGTCTcccatcgcgacgacgggtgtggcgcgacggcgtcggcgtcggcgccgcgcgcgatgcacgaggcgatcgcgccgcgaaggagggaGCGGCGACCGGAGGTGCTGCACGCctcacgcgccgcgcgcgccgcgagccaaGACATCGGTGGGACGGTCGGAACGTGAAGGTGCCCCGTCGGTGTGACGCAGATGGAgcgagtccgtcgcgagGAGTTCGTTGATGCGAGCGGCATTCATTTGCGCGTGGATTGATGACTGTTGCCCATAGGTTTTTGGGCCGTTTGACGAGTAGATTCCGTGTGGGTCTATGGGATTCAACTCTGTGAAAACGTGAAATTCGGAGATTGGAAAAAAAAGTGGCGGTCGAGACCCTAAAACCAAAAGCCCGGAGCcgggcgacgagcgggtcTCTTTCGGCTGCGCCTCTCACACGCGGAGTAGGTAGCAAGACAGGAAACATGCCGACCCACGTGAGTACTCATCTTaccccatcgccgtcgcgtcgctgcgtcgtcgtcgacgccgtgcgcgtcgttTCGGCCGGCCATCCgaggcgtcgagcccgcTGTTTTTTCcacgggcgaggcgggatCGGTTAACCCTCGTTCAccggcgaacccgccgcgcgcgacgccgcgagccccgtggacgcgccccgcgcgcttcCTCGCATCACTGGGAACGCGACGCTGACCCCGAACCCCTCGATTACCCTCCACAGCTTCACAAGAACCGCAAGAAGCGCGGTCACGTGTCCGCGGGACACGGTCGCATCGGCAAGCACCGCAAGCACCCCTCCGGTCGCGGTAACGCCGGTGGCCAGCACCACCACAGGATCATGATGGACAAGTACCACCCTGGTTTTTTCGGAAAGGTGCGTACGCCAAAGACGTGAATCACCGAtagaggcgtcgcgcgggcgcgtcgcgacgcgcgcgccgtcgcggtttccgcgcgtccacggtTTTTAGGGTT
The genomic region above belongs to Micromonas commoda chromosome 4, complete sequence and contains:
- a CDS encoding predicted protein; protein product: MAARSAMGFAAGALRQTVARQTAPQFAPRPLARQTRAMGGGGNGVTHEGLTLHEPGAFHKFWAYGLGGLTWFWVFYRFYKDGDTLIYGHAPHFEHDDHDDHH
- a CDS encoding predicted protein, which encodes MAAGPPPRGAAEAEPLLDTSARLVDIKNARRIAQFLTSVIALATFVVLAIHNGTGRGSWGGVVDSRPSTSASPVHGMPYVPITGRSRLARRVDDTPDATRRALRRERLEIDELVARLGAAAASEKAQRRQAASDAPTVAADGAAGTPPTETPTNESPAHHASKDRTTPPETDWVTPMYLLHVPDDPADEARLRTDLVKLVAAHGVAAVKKNVRLTPTVDATRWPHDLDEAVYALKSVFGELGFDYREPDLTLVKDLPWIKAIDARSKRGKLREPWNGDLVASRVSALFSHMAQWQLARDNGNEHTYVVDARDGLNPWLLSVPVGALGSIAHNAPKDYDVVFVNQPLFTGGRMFSRFPDFDGNTVQLHEWEQRGVVGLGTYLFSDRFVEKVFKHVAAHGADDLDWWLVDRMCTADSVNDAGVFVGFDDAKDATSPMLRCYHALGVLDEGENGGGLRFKKREGRRGRREWEAAADTAGGGGDAGVVASVGAREGRGNPLGLRGETYARAADWIVRRAKEAETVRELTSEA
- a CDS encoding predicted protein → MGKRKAKKRSNSTLKTTSYFKRFQVKFARRRLGKTDYYARQRLILQDKNKYNSPKYRFSVRFTNRDVICQVIYATIKGDVTICAAYSHELPKYGMKAGLTNYAATYATGLLCARRLLTKYDLAETYEGNTENLGEDYNVEAEGDRRPFKCFLDTGLVRTSTGSRVFAALKGAVDGGLDIPHNDKRYAGYDLQDKSLDTETLERYIKGGVVAEYAEEMEEEEPEKYQEHFKNYHDQEFDPTELEDKMEEVFEAIREDPTHTKKARSKPADAKVWKPRKLTYDQRKAALKAKLEALVAA
- a CDS encoding predicted protein; the encoded protein is MSWLAARAAREACSTSGRRSLLRGAIASCIARGADADAVAPHPSSRWETAFPSALWRQDRGAKRANRRVDVVLLQDVEGLGREGAVVNVKPGRARNHLVPHKMASYPNEHRLAEAAAKRETWDEAVVKEASEDAAAKENKIALGILVNTPLVVKRIEDKTTKQPRLPVTAELLQKEALRQRQLECDARMFVMPKDGAALKTFGEHKVPLWIDKRQVPEEQTLTVIVRKKR